Proteins from a genomic interval of Deltaproteobacteria bacterium:
- a CDS encoding amino acid permease, with protein MQKSILPEQEVKTQDGTLGTFAGVFTPSILTILGIILFLRLGYVVGSAGLSRALIIIGLANAISVLTSISLSAIATNLKVKKGGDYYLISRTLGSEFGGAIGVVLFLAQSVSIAFYCIGFGEALVGLLPDGIQITPQIISVVAVLFLFIFSWLGADWATRLQYVIMSMLALALLSFFAGAPGKWDAAIFAQNWARATSGPGFWVLFAIFFPAVTGFTQGVSMSGDLKDPGKSLPLGTFSAVGLSIVVYFAVAILFAGTTSREMLTGDYGAMKRVASIGFLIDAGVIGATLSSAMASFLGAPRILQSLAQDRIFPFLLPFAQGAGPSSNPRRGVLLSGTIALATIGLGKLNLIAPVVSMFFLISYGLLNYATFYEARSASPSFRPRFRWFDMRLSLLGCLTCLGAMLAINLAAGAVAIAVLFGIFQYLRRTSGPARWADSRRSYHFQHIREHLLSASAVPEHPRDWRPQLLALSDDPERRGRLLHFASWLEGGAGLTTVVQFLEGTGVKMLKVQEEAQLGLEKDVARHGINAFAQVMVVPNLQDGIYNFVQAYGVGPLKANILLLNWPEQLDTAAVDGWQAAGFGQKLNTVFRLGRNIILFDGKEIAWKTLESTPHHDRRIDIWWQDDATSRLMLLLAYLMTRNEAWEDAKIRVLGTSFSYLREHTVHGLEEMLEEVRIQAEPEVVTTVSAKAIVTHSADAPLVFLPFRLRKGQLIGPFGAPLQELLPRLRIAAAVLAGEDIDLEAEPEEGQAGELATLRDAALDFDKKAKQAEKDAKAAAEEAQERLLEIEMAGNASADEEAMAKLKAAAKEAEEKATKAARRAAKATAKAEDAARVIATCGEMPASDEKKSQTSGESKTVEKSNMEPKQGI; from the coding sequence ATGCAAAAGAGTATTCTCCCGGAACAGGAAGTAAAAACCCAGGACGGCACCTTGGGAACATTCGCCGGGGTTTTTACGCCCAGCATTCTAACCATACTGGGGATTATTCTGTTTTTGCGTTTGGGATACGTGGTTGGGAGTGCGGGTCTAAGTCGGGCACTGATCATTATCGGACTGGCAAATGCCATATCTGTTCTTACCAGCATATCTCTTTCCGCTATTGCGACAAATCTCAAAGTCAAAAAGGGCGGAGACTACTATCTTATCTCACGCACTCTCGGATCGGAGTTTGGTGGTGCTATAGGGGTCGTTCTATTCCTCGCCCAGTCCGTTTCAATTGCCTTCTACTGCATAGGATTCGGTGAAGCGCTGGTTGGCTTGCTTCCAGACGGAATCCAAATAACGCCCCAGATTATCTCGGTGGTGGCCGTCCTGTTCCTTTTCATCTTTTCTTGGCTCGGTGCAGATTGGGCCACCCGGCTTCAATATGTCATCATGAGTATGCTGGCTCTGGCGCTCTTGTCCTTTTTTGCTGGAGCCCCCGGGAAATGGGATGCTGCAATATTTGCCCAAAACTGGGCCAGGGCCACAAGCGGCCCCGGATTTTGGGTCCTTTTTGCCATCTTTTTCCCCGCGGTTACCGGGTTCACCCAGGGCGTGAGTATGTCCGGCGACCTGAAGGATCCAGGCAAGAGCCTACCATTGGGGACGTTTTCAGCAGTAGGGCTATCGATCGTCGTCTATTTCGCGGTGGCCATCCTTTTTGCCGGCACTACCTCTCGTGAAATGCTCACAGGCGATTATGGGGCCATGAAGCGGGTGGCAAGCATCGGATTTCTCATAGACGCTGGTGTTATTGGCGCCACCTTATCCTCTGCCATGGCCTCCTTTCTTGGGGCGCCTCGCATCCTTCAGTCACTGGCACAGGATCGGATTTTTCCTTTCCTGCTTCCCTTTGCCCAAGGCGCTGGTCCGAGCAGTAATCCCAGGCGAGGGGTGTTGCTTTCCGGCACTATTGCCCTCGCTACGATCGGCTTGGGCAAGCTGAACCTGATTGCACCCGTCGTATCTATGTTTTTCCTTATCTCTTATGGGCTGCTTAACTACGCGACCTTTTACGAGGCCCGATCGGCAAGCCCCTCCTTCCGTCCTCGATTTCGCTGGTTTGATATGCGACTAAGCCTTCTGGGTTGTCTCACCTGTCTCGGCGCCATGCTTGCTATCAACCTTGCTGCCGGGGCTGTGGCCATAGCCGTTTTGTTCGGCATTTTCCAATACCTTCGGCGGACATCCGGCCCTGCGCGATGGGCTGACAGCCGGCGGTCGTATCACTTCCAACACATCCGAGAACATCTTTTGTCTGCATCCGCAGTACCGGAACACCCACGGGATTGGCGCCCTCAACTGCTGGCTTTATCGGATGATCCAGAGCGCAGGGGCAGACTGCTGCATTTTGCCTCGTGGCTTGAGGGTGGCGCCGGTCTCACAACGGTGGTCCAGTTTCTGGAAGGTACGGGTGTAAAAATGCTTAAAGTCCAAGAGGAGGCGCAACTGGGACTTGAAAAAGATGTTGCTCGTCACGGGATTAATGCCTTTGCCCAGGTCATGGTGGTGCCCAATCTGCAAGATGGAATTTACAATTTTGTGCAAGCCTATGGGGTTGGTCCCCTGAAGGCGAATATCTTACTCCTTAACTGGCCGGAACAGTTGGATACTGCTGCAGTCGACGGCTGGCAAGCAGCAGGATTTGGCCAAAAGCTCAATACGGTCTTTCGTCTTGGACGTAACATCATCTTGTTCGATGGGAAAGAAATCGCGTGGAAGACTTTGGAAAGCACGCCTCATCATGACCGTCGGATTGATATCTGGTGGCAGGACGATGCAACCAGCCGCCTGATGCTTCTGCTGGCATACTTGATGACTAGAAATGAGGCCTGGGAGGATGCAAAAATAAGGGTTCTGGGGACAAGTTTCAGTTATCTAAGAGAGCATACAGTCCATGGCCTTGAAGAGATGCTAGAGGAGGTGCGCATTCAGGCCGAGCCGGAAGTGGTCACCACGGTAAGCGCCAAGGCCATTGTCACCCACTCTGCTGACGCCCCACTGGTTTTTCTTCCTTTCCGCCTTCGAAAGGGTCAACTGATCGGTCCTTTTGGGGCGCCGTTACAAGAACTGCTTCCCCGGCTGAGAATAGCAGCAGCCGTATTGGCCGGAGAGGATATTGACCTTGAGGCGGAACCGGAAGAAGGACAGGCCGGGGAGTTGGCAACACTGCGTGATGCCGCATTGGATTTTGATAAGAAGGCCAAACAGGCGGAGAAAGATGCCAAAGCGGCAGCTGAAGAAGCACAAGAGAGGCTTCTTGAAATAGAGATGGCAGGAAATGCATCTGCGGACGAAGAAGCTATGGCAAAACTGAAGGCCGCCGCCAAGGAGGCTGAGGAAAAAGCGACTAAGGCTGCCCGACGAGCAGCCAAGGCCACGGCCAAAGCAGAAGATGCTGCCCGTGTTATAGCGACCTGCGGCGAAATGCCCGCCAGCGA